The Thermus brockianus genome window below encodes:
- the purN gene encoding phosphoribosylglycinamide formyltransferase, whose amino-acid sequence MAWPFPLGHRARMAVLASGRGTNLQALLEAFPPGNPLGEVVLVLSDNPEAPALERARRRGVRAEALPWRGRKAFEGEAQALLRAMGVDVVLLAGFMRLLSPGFVEAWYGRLLNIHPSLLPAYPGLHVHRRVLEAGEKETGSTVHFVDQGVDTGPIVLQGRVPILPGDGEAEVEARVLRLEHWLYPRAVRLLLLGLARPPEAFGELRGALYALPPGERALSARALAALALWGKESLWPEALAASRNPWVRGAWLLAHLLAAPHLPLREELAALPEVGGAALALWERVESPL is encoded by the coding sequence ATGGCCTGGCCCTTTCCCCTGGGCCATAGGGCCCGGATGGCGGTCCTGGCCTCCGGGAGGGGGACGAACCTGCAGGCCCTCCTGGAGGCCTTCCCCCCTGGGAACCCCTTAGGGGAGGTGGTCCTGGTCCTTTCCGACAACCCCGAGGCCCCCGCCCTGGAGCGGGCCAGGAGGCGGGGGGTGCGGGCGGAGGCCCTCCCCTGGCGGGGGCGGAAGGCCTTTGAGGGGGAGGCCCAGGCCCTCCTGCGGGCCATGGGGGTGGACGTGGTCCTCCTCGCCGGCTTCATGCGCCTCCTCTCCCCGGGTTTCGTGGAGGCGTGGTACGGCCGCCTCCTCAACATCCACCCCTCCCTTCTCCCCGCCTATCCCGGCCTCCACGTGCACCGGCGGGTCCTCGAGGCTGGGGAAAAGGAGACGGGCTCCACGGTCCACTTCGTGGACCAGGGGGTGGACACGGGGCCCATCGTCCTCCAGGGGCGGGTGCCCATCCTCCCCGGGGACGGGGAGGCGGAGGTGGAGGCCCGGGTCCTGCGCCTGGAGCACTGGCTCTATCCCAGGGCGGTGCGCCTGCTCCTTTTAGGCCTGGCCCGGCCCCCCGAGGCCTTTGGGGAGCTGCGGGGGGCGCTTTACGCCCTGCCCCCAGGGGAGCGCGCCCTTTCCGCCCGGGCCCTTGCCGCCCTGGCCCTTTGGGGGAAGGAAAGCCTTTGGCCCGAGGCCCTTGCCGCTTCCCGGAACCCTTGGGTCCGGGGGGCTTGGCTCCTCGCCCATCTCCTCGCCGCGCCCCACCTGCCCCTGCGGGAGGAGCTCGCCGCCTTGCCCGAGGTGGGAGGGGCGGCCCTGGCGCTTTGGGAGCGGGTAGAATCCCCTCTATGA
- a CDS encoding MBL fold metallo-hydrolase: MVRVLDLGFQGVERVIASFLLDTPVGPVLIETGPESTYARLEEGLRAHGVEPGAVRHVFVTHIHLDHAGAAWRLAELGATVYVHPKGAPHLVDPSRLLASAERIYGELLKPLWGELKGIPPERVRVLGDGEVVDLGGVRVQALETLGHASHHHAYLVDGVVFAGDIAGVRIAPGPVLPPTPPPDIHLESWYASLDRLLSLRPEALYLTHFGVYRDVEAHLLALRQALEDWAGWTLSRLREGLSQEEMTRRFEAYWREGLKRAGVDEAGMRLYELADPPYMNLQGLVRYWQKHHPEALEG; the protein is encoded by the coding sequence GTGGTGAGGGTTTTGGACCTGGGGTTCCAGGGGGTGGAAAGGGTGATCGCCAGCTTCCTCCTGGATACCCCCGTGGGGCCCGTCCTGATAGAAACCGGTCCCGAGAGCACCTACGCCCGCCTGGAGGAGGGGCTCAGGGCCCACGGGGTGGAGCCCGGGGCGGTGCGCCACGTCTTCGTCACCCACATCCACCTGGACCACGCCGGGGCCGCCTGGCGCTTGGCGGAGCTCGGGGCCACGGTCTACGTCCACCCCAAGGGGGCACCCCACCTGGTGGACCCCTCCAGGCTTTTGGCCTCGGCGGAGCGCATCTATGGGGAGCTCCTTAAGCCCCTCTGGGGGGAGCTAAAGGGCATCCCCCCGGAAAGGGTGCGGGTCTTGGGGGACGGGGAGGTGGTGGACCTGGGCGGGGTGAGGGTGCAGGCGTTGGAAACCCTGGGCCACGCCTCCCACCACCACGCCTACCTGGTGGACGGGGTGGTCTTTGCCGGGGACATCGCTGGGGTGCGCATCGCCCCGGGGCCGGTGCTCCCCCCCACACCCCCGCCGGACATCCACCTGGAAAGCTGGTACGCCTCCTTGGACCGCCTCCTTTCCTTGCGCCCTGAGGCCCTTTACCTCACCCACTTTGGGGTTTACCGGGACGTGGAGGCGCACCTTCTCGCCTTGCGCCAGGCCCTGGAGGACTGGGCGGGCTGGACGCTAAGCCGCCTCAGGGAGGGCCTATCCCAAGAGGAGATGACCCGGCGTTTTGAGGCCTACTGGCGGGAGGGCCTGAAGCGGGCGGGGGTGGACGAGGCGGGGATGCGCCTGTACGAGCTCGCCGACCCCCCCTATATGAACCTGCAGGGGCTGGTGCGCTACTGGCAGAAACACCACCCCGAGGCCTTGGAGGGGTAG
- a CDS encoding fumarylacetoacetate hydrolase family protein has translation MKILRFNGGRWGILEGELVLETDGPGGNPTGRRYDLASVRLLVPATPSKIVCVGRNYREHIREMGHDFGHDLPKEPGLFLKAPNTLAHPGNPMDPWNTGDAVPYPFFTEELHYEGELAVVVGDRMRNVPPEKALDHVLGYTVAVDITARDAQKKDLQWVRAKSADKFLPLGPWLETDLDPQNVWIRTYVNGELRQEGHTSEMIFSVAEILSYISTFMTLEPLDVVLTGTPEGVGALKPGDRLEVAVEGIGTLHTRIGPKEAQPW, from the coding sequence ATGAAGATCCTGAGGTTTAACGGCGGGCGCTGGGGCATTCTGGAAGGGGAGCTGGTCCTGGAGACGGATGGCCCCGGGGGGAACCCCACGGGCCGGCGCTACGATCTGGCCTCGGTCAGGCTGCTCGTGCCGGCAACCCCCAGCAAGATCGTCTGCGTGGGGCGGAACTACAGGGAGCATATCCGGGAGATGGGGCACGATTTCGGCCACGACCTCCCCAAGGAGCCCGGGCTTTTCCTCAAGGCCCCCAACACCCTGGCCCACCCGGGCAACCCCATGGACCCTTGGAACACGGGGGACGCCGTGCCCTATCCCTTCTTTACCGAGGAGCTCCACTACGAGGGGGAGCTTGCCGTGGTGGTGGGGGACCGCATGCGGAACGTTCCCCCCGAGAAGGCCCTGGACCACGTCCTGGGCTACACGGTGGCCGTGGACATCACCGCCCGGGACGCCCAGAAGAAGGACCTGCAGTGGGTAAGGGCCAAGAGCGCCGATAAGTTCCTGCCCCTGGGGCCTTGGCTGGAAACCGATTTGGACCCGCAAAACGTCTGGATTCGCACCTACGTGAACGGGGAACTCCGGCAGGAGGGACATACCTCAGAGATGATCTTCAGCGTGGCGGAGATCCTTTCCTACATCTCCACCTTCATGACCCTAGAGCCCTTGGACGTGGTCCTCACCGGCACCCCGGAAGGGGTGGGGGCCTTGAAGCCCGGGGACCGCCTCGAGGTGGCGGTGGAAGGGATAGGCACCCTCCACACCCGCATCGGCCCCAAGGAGGCACAGCCGTGGTGA
- a CDS encoding response regulator transcription factor, translating into MRILLVDDEESILVPLEFLLRKAGYEVGLAKTGEEALRALETGPFDLVVLDLMLPGLDGFAVLERLKARPDPPKVLVLTARGREADRAKAEALGAEAYLGKPFATEDFLQAVGRLLEGA; encoded by the coding sequence ATGCGGATTCTTTTGGTGGATGACGAGGAGAGCATCCTGGTGCCCTTGGAGTTCCTCTTGCGCAAGGCGGGGTACGAGGTGGGCCTGGCCAAAACGGGAGAGGAGGCCCTAAGGGCCTTGGAAACGGGCCCCTTTGACCTGGTGGTCTTAGACCTGATGCTTCCTGGCCTAGACGGCTTCGCCGTTTTGGAGCGGCTAAAGGCCCGTCCAGACCCCCCCAAGGTCCTAGTCCTCACCGCCCGGGGCCGGGAGGCGGACCGGGCCAAGGCGGAGGCCTTGGGGGCGGAAGCGTATTTGGGTAAGCCCTTCGCCACGGAGGACTTCCTGCAGGCGGTGGGGCGGCTTTTGGAGGGAGCATGA
- a CDS encoding glycerol-3-phosphate acyltransferase — translation MGYVLLAYLLGSLVGGLLFVPEVRGKDLPGGSGVFRQKGPWAALGVVLFDVGKGALVGLLTPEAWRPWAGAAVVAGHTWPLFFRFRGGGGIAPSLGFFLVWFPREALLSALFALLVAGVYHLFWWRRRRGIYPIPFGALWGYLVFFLQVPEGGRLAALLVAVVMALRGLQILRGRW, via the coding sequence ATGGGGTACGTGCTCTTGGCCTACCTCCTGGGTTCCTTGGTGGGGGGGCTTCTCTTCGTTCCCGAGGTGCGGGGGAAGGACCTTCCGGGGGGTTCTGGGGTTTTCCGGCAGAAGGGGCCCTGGGCTGCGCTTGGGGTGGTGCTCTTTGACGTGGGCAAGGGGGCCTTGGTGGGCCTTTTGACCCCCGAGGCCTGGCGTCCTTGGGCCGGGGCGGCGGTGGTGGCGGGGCACACCTGGCCCCTCTTCTTCCGCTTCCGGGGAGGCGGGGGCATCGCCCCTTCCTTGGGATTTTTTCTGGTATGGTTCCCGCGGGAGGCCCTTCTTTCCGCCCTTTTCGCCCTCTTGGTGGCGGGGGTCTACCACCTCTTTTGGTGGCGGAGGAGGCGGGGGATTTACCCCATCCCCTTTGGGGCCCTTTGGGGTTACCTGGTCTTTTTCCTGCAGGTGCCCGAGGGGGGCCGGCTTGCCGCCTTGCTGGTGGCCGTGGTGATGGCCCTAAGGGGCCTACAAATCCTGAGGGGAAGGTGGTAG
- the purD gene encoding phosphoribosylamine--glycine ligase: MRVLVVGSGGREHALLWKAAQSPLVEKLYAAPGNAGMAALAELVPWNGDVEALAEWALAEGIDLTLVGPEAPLVEGIADAFLERGLKIFGPTQKAAMIEGSKAFAKELMQRHGIPTARYRVFTEALEALEYLEEVGVPIVVKDSGLAAGKGVTVAFDLHQAKQAVLNLLSGPEGGEVVIEEYLEGEEATVLALTDGETILPLLPSQDHKRLLDGDQGPMTGGMGAVAPYPMDPATLRRVEEEILKPLIRGLRAEGVVYRGVVYAGLMLTREGPKVLEFNARFGDPEAQAVLPLLQNDLVELALKVAEGRLAGTGLSWKEGAAACVVLAAPGYPESPKKGIPLHVPEPPEGVLVFHAGTRWEGGRLVSAGGRVLNLVGLGQDLEEALARAYAFVPQVGFPGAVYRKDIGRRALRAR, encoded by the coding sequence ATGAGGGTCCTGGTGGTGGGCAGCGGGGGGCGGGAGCACGCCCTCCTTTGGAAGGCGGCGCAAAGCCCCCTTGTGGAGAAGCTTTACGCCGCCCCCGGCAACGCCGGGATGGCGGCCTTGGCGGAGCTCGTTCCCTGGAATGGGGACGTGGAGGCCTTGGCGGAATGGGCCTTGGCCGAGGGCATAGACCTCACCCTGGTGGGCCCCGAGGCTCCCCTGGTGGAGGGGATTGCCGACGCCTTCTTGGAGCGGGGCCTGAAGATCTTCGGCCCCACGCAAAAGGCGGCCATGATTGAGGGCTCCAAGGCCTTCGCCAAGGAGCTTATGCAGCGCCACGGCATCCCCACGGCCCGCTACCGGGTCTTCACCGAGGCCCTCGAGGCCCTGGAGTACCTGGAGGAGGTGGGGGTGCCCATCGTGGTGAAGGACTCGGGGCTCGCCGCCGGCAAGGGGGTCACGGTGGCCTTTGACCTGCACCAGGCCAAGCAGGCGGTCCTAAACCTCCTCTCGGGCCCCGAAGGGGGGGAGGTGGTCATTGAGGAATACCTGGAAGGGGAGGAGGCCACGGTCCTGGCCCTAACCGATGGGGAAACCATCCTGCCCCTCCTTCCCTCCCAGGACCACAAGCGCCTTTTGGACGGGGACCAGGGCCCCATGACCGGGGGGATGGGGGCGGTGGCCCCGTACCCCATGGACCCCGCCACCCTGCGCCGGGTGGAGGAGGAGATCCTGAAGCCCTTGATCCGGGGCCTCCGGGCGGAGGGGGTGGTCTACCGGGGGGTGGTCTACGCCGGGCTCATGCTCACCCGGGAGGGCCCCAAGGTCCTGGAGTTCAACGCCCGCTTCGGCGACCCCGAGGCGCAGGCGGTCCTTCCCCTTCTGCAAAACGACCTGGTGGAGCTCGCCCTTAAGGTGGCCGAGGGGAGGCTTGCGGGAACCGGGCTTTCCTGGAAGGAAGGGGCCGCCGCCTGCGTGGTCCTGGCCGCCCCCGGCTACCCCGAGTCCCCCAAAAAGGGCATCCCCCTCCACGTGCCCGAGCCCCCGGAAGGGGTCCTGGTCTTCCATGCGGGCACCCGGTGGGAGGGGGGGCGGCTTGTGAGCGCCGGGGGTAGGGTGCTGAACCTGGTGGGCCTGGGGCAGGACCTAGAGGAGGCTTTGGCCCGGGCCTACGCCTTCGTCCCCCAGGTGGGCTTCCCGGGGGCGGTTTACCGGAAGGACATCGGGCGGAGGGCCCTTAGGGCCCGCTAG
- a CDS encoding 3'-5' exonuclease — MREALRFLGALLLGLLLVGGTVGAGLFLLLQGEEELARELLRVAQEKAFLLLFLGLLFALVLAALLHPLFLGYLAATRALGQEAEVLLANPGHRLRLRGPFELQALARLINRLAEEKEALEKEVEARIAEAKALLEREREVLGALIAHLPQGVVLANPKGQVLLYNPPARGLLGEGLGAGKSLFGLLDRGLLAHALALPEERFLAQGPTGPLRLQAVPLRGEAGFLLLLERPKEEGGLEGEALHALKDKMAGLKALVEVLEGEAPGALAPLLRQARATAEALSRLVEALKAPARAEEVRAEDLLPLLAEALEREAGLSPGFSLKEGAEGLLVQADTYALARGLAATLREEEEVFLEGERQGNLFRLTLSFPHPAPKPHPLLQEAVEAGLGSLWREGSRLHLLLPAREAPSTPLPKGPPPRAEVVDPALLQVPEALEEAPLEGLLYTAFDLETTGLDPGKDAIVALGAVHVLGRKVLYQETFEALVDPGRPIPQAATEVHGLTWEMLKGKPKLEEVLPAFKAFLEDTVLLAHNGAFDLAFLRKVGVGEPPLVDTLLLAHLLFPDLKDHRLEALAERFGVPVLGRHTALGDALMTAEVFARMVPLLKERGYATLGAVLAACQRLPLARLKY, encoded by the coding sequence ATGAGGGAGGCCTTGCGCTTTCTGGGCGCCCTCCTCTTGGGCCTCCTCCTGGTGGGGGGAACGGTGGGGGCAGGGCTTTTCCTCCTCCTCCAGGGGGAAGAGGAGCTCGCACGGGAGCTTCTCCGGGTGGCCCAGGAGAAGGCCTTCCTCCTCCTCTTCCTAGGCCTCCTCTTCGCCCTGGTGCTGGCCGCCCTCCTCCACCCCCTCTTCCTCGGGTACCTGGCCGCCACCCGGGCCCTGGGCCAGGAGGCGGAGGTCCTCCTGGCCAACCCCGGCCACCGCCTGCGCCTTAGAGGACCCTTTGAGCTCCAGGCCCTGGCCAGGCTCATCAACCGCCTGGCCGAGGAAAAGGAGGCTTTAGAAAAGGAGGTGGAGGCCCGCATCGCCGAGGCCAAAGCCCTCCTGGAGCGGGAACGGGAGGTTCTGGGGGCCCTCATCGCCCACCTGCCCCAAGGGGTGGTCCTGGCAAACCCCAAGGGCCAGGTCCTCCTCTACAACCCCCCGGCGCGCGGGCTCCTCGGGGAGGGGCTTGGGGCGGGCAAAAGCCTCTTTGGCCTCCTGGACCGGGGGCTTCTTGCCCACGCCCTGGCCCTTCCCGAGGAACGCTTCCTGGCCCAGGGCCCCACGGGGCCCTTGCGCCTCCAGGCGGTGCCCCTAAGGGGAGAGGCGGGCTTTTTGCTCCTCTTGGAAAGGCCCAAGGAGGAGGGGGGCCTCGAGGGGGAAGCCCTCCATGCGCTCAAGGATAAGATGGCGGGCCTGAAGGCCCTGGTGGAGGTGCTGGAAGGGGAAGCCCCCGGGGCCCTCGCCCCCCTCCTCCGCCAGGCCCGGGCCACGGCGGAGGCCCTTTCCCGCCTGGTGGAGGCGCTCAAGGCCCCGGCGCGGGCGGAGGAGGTGCGGGCGGAAGACCTCCTTCCCCTGTTGGCGGAGGCCCTGGAGCGGGAGGCGGGGCTTTCCCCAGGGTTTTCCCTAAAGGAAGGGGCCGAGGGGCTTTTGGTGCAGGCGGACACCTACGCCCTGGCCCGGGGGCTTGCCGCCACCTTGCGCGAGGAAGAGGAGGTCTTCCTGGAAGGGGAACGGCAGGGGAACCTCTTCCGCCTCACCCTAAGCTTCCCCCACCCCGCCCCGAAGCCCCACCCCCTCCTGCAGGAGGCGGTGGAGGCCGGCCTGGGAAGCCTTTGGCGGGAGGGGAGCCGGCTCCACCTCCTCCTGCCGGCCAGGGAAGCCCCAAGCACCCCCCTCCCCAAAGGACCCCCGCCCCGGGCCGAGGTGGTGGACCCCGCCCTTCTCCAGGTGCCCGAGGCCCTGGAGGAAGCCCCCTTGGAGGGCCTGCTCTACACCGCCTTTGACCTGGAAACCACGGGGCTGGACCCGGGAAAGGACGCCATCGTCGCCCTGGGGGCGGTGCACGTCCTGGGGCGGAAGGTGCTCTACCAGGAAACCTTTGAAGCCCTGGTGGACCCGGGGCGGCCCATTCCCCAGGCGGCCACCGAGGTCCACGGCCTCACCTGGGAGATGCTCAAGGGCAAGCCCAAGCTGGAAGAGGTCCTCCCCGCCTTCAAGGCCTTCCTGGAGGACACGGTGCTCCTGGCCCACAACGGGGCCTTTGACCTGGCCTTCCTGCGGAAGGTGGGGGTGGGGGAGCCCCCTTTGGTGGACACCCTCCTCCTCGCCCACCTCCTCTTCCCCGACCTCAAGGACCACCGCCTCGAGGCCTTAGCGGAGCGCTTCGGGGTCCCCGTCCTGGGACGGCACACCGCCCTCGGGGACGCCCTCATGACCGCCGAGGTCTTCGCCCGCATGGTGCCCCTCCTGAAGGAACGGGGCTACGCCACCCTAGGGGCGGTGCTCGCCGCCTGCCAAAGGCTTCCCTTGGCCCGGCTCAAGTACTAG